Proteins from one Blattabacterium cuenoti genomic window:
- a CDS encoding superoxide dismutase, giving the protein MSFKLPKLSYSYKDFEPYIDQKTMEIHYTKHHATYTNNLNKAIYGTDMMNLTIEEILKKSPLGSTLLRNNSGGFYNHNLFWEILIPNFEYIDPSSYFNDIIQKNFESFDFFKKKFSTIALNRFGSGWAWLCVKEKKLTICSTSNQDNPIMLGIGCEGIPILGLDVWEHAYYLQYQNRRLDYISSFWKIINWKKVEKNYNKIVNNLHG; this is encoded by the coding sequence ATGTCATTTAAACTTCCAAAATTATCTTATTCATATAAGGATTTTGAACCTTATATAGATCAAAAAACAATGGAAATCCATTATACAAAACATCATGCAACTTATACGAATAATTTAAATAAAGCTATCTATGGTACAGATATGATGAATCTTACTATAGAAGAAATTTTAAAAAAATCTCCTTTAGGATCTACATTATTACGTAATAATAGTGGAGGATTTTATAATCATAATCTTTTTTGGGAGATATTAATTCCTAATTTTGAATATATAGATCCAAGTTCTTATTTTAATGATATCATTCAAAAAAATTTTGAATCTTTTGATTTTTTTAAAAAGAAATTTTCTACTATTGCATTAAATCGTTTTGGATCAGGATGGGCTTGGTTATGTGTTAAAGAAAAAAAATTAACTATTTGTTCTACATCTAATCAAGATAATCCTATTATGTTAGGAATAGGTTGTGAAGGAATTCCTATATTAGGATTAGACGTTTGGGAACATGCTTATTATTTACAATATCAAAATCGTCGTTTAGATTATATATCTTCTTTTTGGAAGATTATCAATTGGAAAAAAGTAGAAAAAAATTACAATAAAATTGTAAATAATTTACATGGGTAA
- the folB gene encoding dihydroneopterin aldolase, with translation MGKIILENIRLFGYHGCFSEEKNIGSDYTINIEIELNLQKSSISDNLSETIDYVSLYYIVENEMKINSKLIEHVANRIIQKIKKKYKIIKHIKIKICKENPPIKGNIDRVCVILYH, from the coding sequence ATGGGTAAAATAATTCTAGAAAATATCAGATTATTTGGATATCATGGATGTTTTTCAGAAGAAAAAAATATTGGTTCTGATTATACTATCAATATAGAAATTGAATTAAATCTTCAGAAATCTTCTATTTCTGATAATTTATCAGAAACTATTGATTATGTTAGTTTATATTATATCGTTGAAAATGAAATGAAAATTAATTCTAAATTAATTGAACATGTAGCAAACAGAATAATTCAAAAAATTAAAAAAAAATATAAAATAATTAAACATATAAAAATTAAAATTTGTAAAGAAAATCCACCTATAAAAGGAAATATAGATAGAGTATGTGTTATTTTATATCATTGA